From Lolium perenne isolate Kyuss_39 chromosome 5, Kyuss_2.0, whole genome shotgun sequence, a single genomic window includes:
- the LOC127300692 gene encoding protein LIKE COV 1-like, whose protein sequence is MPAQLLRYLRPRRFAQATRRMTAEIAMAARERDRDRELLIIPVTSTEPVGISAGGGDDSEPTTPVMIGSPSARGHHHPSTGIEAFSRVIRSWTWKKFMTGCVILLPITITFYTTWWFIRFVDGFFSPIYIHLGINVFGLGFATSITFIFLVGVFMSSWLGASLLGLGEFFIKKMPLVRHIYSASKQISAAISPDQSSRAFKEAVIIRHPRIGEYALGFITSTVTLRSANGDQELTCVYVPTNHLYLGDIFLMSRADVIIPDLSVREAIEIVLSGGMTVPQIISAVEGVVGPGKHGSVVKDP, encoded by the exons ATGCCCGCCCAGCTATTGCGGTACCTTAGGCCACGCAGGTTCGCACAGGCGACAAGGCGCATGACAGCAGAGATCGCCATGGCCGCGCGGGAGAGGGACAGGGACCGGGAGCTGCTGATCATCCCGGTGACCAGTACTGAGCCCGTCGGCATAtccgccggcggcggcgatgaCTCTGAGCCGACCACGCCGGTGATGATCGGCTCGCCGTCGGCACGCGGACACCACCACCCCTCCACCGGCATCGAG GCCTTCTCAAGAGTGATACGGAGCTGGACGTGGAAGAAGTTTATGACTGGATG TGTCATATTGCTCCCAATAACCATCACATTCTACACGACCTGGTGGTTCATCAGATTCGTCGATGGCTTCTTCTCGCCGATCTACATCCATCTCGGCATAAATGTCTTCG GTTTGGGGTTCGCCACTTCCATCACCTTCATTTTCCTCGTCGGCGTGTTCATGTCGTCATGGCTCGGTGCCTCCCTTCTCGGCCTCGGCGAGTTCTTCATCAAGAAGATGCCGCTCGTCCGCCATATCTACTCTGCTTCCAAGCAGATAAGCGCCGCGATATCGCCAG ACCAGAGCTCACGGGCCTTCAAAGAGGCAGTGATCATAAGGCACCCGAGAATAGGCGAGTATGCACTGGGGTTCATCACTTCGACAGTGACCCTGCGCAGCGCGAACGGCGACCAAGAACTCACCTGCGTCTATGTGCCCACAAACCACCTCTATCTCGGTGACATCTTCCTCATGAGCCGCGCGGACGTAATCATACCAGACCTGTCCGTCCGAGAGGCCATTG AGATCGTCCTCTCTGGCGGCATGACGGTGCCGCAAATAATATCAGCAGTGGAGGGGGTTGTCGGCCCTGGGAAACATGGCAGCGTAGTGAAAGATCCTTAG
- the LOC127300691 gene encoding L-galactose dehydrogenase: MELRELGATGLRVSPVGFGASPLGNVFGDIPRDVARATVRRALDLGINFFDTSPYYGGTVSESVLGDCLRSAAVPRDAIVVATKCGRYKDGFDFSAARVTRSVDESLARLGLDYVDILHCHDIEFTSLDQIVNETIPALQKIKESGKARFIGITGLPLSIFSYVLDRVPPGSVDLVLSYCHYGINDTALLDALPYLKSKGVGVITASPLAMGLLTDNGPPEWHPAPEQLKLACRAAAEHCRKKGKPITKLAMKYSLMNNQISTVLVGMNSPEQVEENVAAAVELSTSGIDEELLCEVEEILEPVKNLTWPSGIQQA; encoded by the exons ATGGAGCTCCGCGAGCTCGGCGCCACCGGCCTCCGCGTCAGCCCCGTCGGCTTCGGCGCCTCCCCGCTCGGGAACGTCTTCGGCGACATCCCCCGCGACGTCGCCCGCGCCACCGTCCGCCGCGCACTCGACCTCGGCATCAACTTCTTTGACACATCACC GTACTACGGCGGCACGGTGTCGGAGTCGGTGCTGGGGGACTGCCTCCGCTCCGCGGCCGTCCCGCGCGACGCCATCGTGGTCGCCACCAAGTGCGGCCGCTACAAGGACGGCTTCGACTTCAGCGCCGCCCGCGTCACGCGCAGCGTCGACGAGAGCCTCGCGCGCCTCGGCCTCGACTACGTCGACATCCTCCACTGCCACGACATCGAGTTCACCAGCCTAGACCAG ATTGTGAACGAGACGATCCCCGCGCTGCAGAAGATAAAGGAGAGCGGGAAGGCGCGGTTCATCGGGATCACCGGGCTGCCCCTGAGCATCTTCTCCTACGTGCTCGACCGGGTCCCTCCTGGCTCCGTGGATCTGGTCCTCTCCTACTGCCACTACGGAATCAACGACACCGCGCTGCTGGATGCGCTGCCTTACTTGAAGAGCAAAGGTGTCGGGGTCATCACTGCTTCGCCCCTTGCCATGGGGCTTCTCACCGATAACGGGCCGCCCGAGTGGCACCCCGCACCGGAACAACTCAAG TTGGCATGCAGGGCAGCGGCAGAGCACTGTAGAAAGAAGGGGAAACCTATTACAAAGCTAGCCATGAAGTATAGCTTGATGAACAATCAAATTTCCACAGTTCTTGTTGGCATGAACTCTCCAGAACAG GTGGAGGAGAATGTTGCTGCTGCAGTGGAGTTATCGACTTCAGGCATAGATGAAGAACTATTGTGTGAAGTTGAAGAAATTTTAGAGCCTGTGAAGAACTTGACCTGGCCCAGTGGTATTCAGCAAGCCTAA